A stretch of the Uranotaenia lowii strain MFRU-FL chromosome 3, ASM2978415v1, whole genome shotgun sequence genome encodes the following:
- the LOC129757193 gene encoding venom carboxylesterase-6-like, which translates to MRLRVFLAIAVTFAVKGVESSLDQVIVRTTNGPIRGVKRENYYAFEGIPYAKSPTGEFRLAAPVLNDAIWEEPLDVSKPGPNCIQWNHYVQGEDKLVGEEDCLYLNVYTTSLSNNREPLPTIFHIHGGALMFGSGDFWRPDHLLEKPFILVTFNYRLGPLGFLSTEDDVIPGNFGLKDQATALEWTRKNIHLFGGHPDQITVTGYSAGSSCVQLFYLSPMTRGKFKNAIGHSGSALNPWVLAEDSSEKAQKIATAVGCSTRSTREMLMCLREQPAERLVRAVTALFDFLYNPFSPLGVVIEHESKENPRPFLTDHPYTLMEQGKFDRVPLLLSVNGAEGLYPGAEFLSKPEYLQRIEKEWNRLLPSILDYKSGFKRNEARMNEISEIIRKRYLGDEPLSEDNFLELIRLMSNRLFFAGVVESIRLMQRYIPVYFYLDQYKTAFGVGEYLSETGKNLGCAHGEDVWLIHNNDFRRDVPYSDEERLMARRFVEMYGAFTRDSVAKFDRFEIPKTSDGGDKLQFLEINFPDSTLRSAEQLNDEDFWNQMDFNEGVPEKLALTRDEL; encoded by the exons ATGCGGCTCAGAGTGTTTCTGGCAATTGCGGTTACTTTTGCGGTCAAGGGCGTAGAATCTTCGCTGGACCAGGTGATCGTTCGAACGACGAATGGGCCGATCCGGGGTGTAAAACGTGAAAACTACTACGCTTTCGAAGGTATCCCGTACGCAAAGTCTCCAACGGGAGAGTTTCGTTTGGCTGCTCCGGTGTTAAATGACGCCATTTGGGAGGAACCGTTGGATGTGTCGAAGCCTGGCCCCAATTGCATCCAGTGGAACCATTATGTACAGGGTGAAGACAAACTTGTCGGTGAGGAGGATTGTTTGTATTTGAATGTTTACACAACTTCGTTGAGTAACAACAGGGAACCTCTGCCAACTATTTTCCACATCCATGGAGGCGCTCTAATGTTTGGAAGTGGAGATTTCTGGAGACCAGATCACCTTTTGGAGAAACCTTTCATTTTGGTTACGTTCAACTATCGTCTGGGACCACTCGGGTTCTTGAGCACCGAAGATGATGTTATTCCGGGAAATTTTGGACTCAAAGATCAAGCGACGGCCTTGGAGTGGactcgaaaaaatattcacttgtTTGGAGGTCACCCAGATCAAATAACCGTTACGGGATACTCGGCCGGCTCTTCTTGTGTGCAGCTGTTCTATTTATCTCCCATGACAAGgggaaagtttaaaaatgctATAGGCCACAGTGGCTCAGCTCTGAATCCGTGGGTTTTAGCGGAGGATTCCAGTGAAAAGGCCCAGAAAATCGCCACAGCTGTCGGTTGTTCTACTCGATCAACCCGAGAGATGTTGATGTGTCTTCGAGAGCAACCCGCAGAGAGATTAGTTCGAGCCGTAACGGCCCTATTCGATTTCCTGTACAATCCATTCTCTCCCCTAGGGGTGGTTATCGAACATGAATCGAAGGAAAACCCTCGACCGTTCCTAACCGATCATCCATACACTCTAATGGAGCAGGGGAAATTCGATCGGGTTCCCCTGCTGTTATCTGTCAATGGAGCCGAAGGACTTTATCCGGGGGCAGAGTTCCTGAGCAAACCGGAGTATCTCCAAAGGATCGAGAAAGAGTGGAACCGATTGTTGCCCTCGATTTTAGACTACAAGAGTGGTTTTAAAAGGAACGAAGCTAGGATGAATGAGATCAGCGAGATTATCAGGAAGCGGTACCTTGGAGATGAACCTCTTAGTGAAGATAACTTTCTGGAGTTGATAAGA CTCATGTCCAATCGTCTGTTCTTCGCGGGCGTTGTTGAATCTATTCGGCTTATGCAACGGTACATTCCGGTCTACTTTTATCTGGACCAGTACAAGACGGCCTTCGGTGTGGGCGAGTATTTGAGCGAGACCGGGAAAAATCTGGGCTGTGCCCATGGCGAAGATGTTTGGCTGATACACAATAATGACTTCCGCCGAGATGTCCCTTACAGCGACGAGGAACGATTGATGGCCAGGCGGTTCGTTGAAATGTATGGCGCATTCACGAGGGATAGTGTGGCCAAATTCGACCGCTTTGAGATACCGAAAACTTCCGATGGAGGAGATAAGCTACAGTTTTTAGAAATAAACTTCCCGGATAGTACTTTACGCAGCGCCGAGCAGTTGAATGATGAAgatttttggaatcaaatggaTTTCAACGAAGGTGTCCCGGAAAAATTAGCATTGACAAGGGATGAACTATAA